The segment TGCGGAAAACCGCCTTTTTCTCAAACCGTGGGAGCCGGTGCGCGATGACAGCCACTGCTACCCCTCTGGCTGGCAGGCGCGACTCGGCCTCATTACTGACCTGCATAAACAGGGGTCGGCCTTCTATTTCATTCTGATGGACAGCGAAGAAACCGAAGTGCGGGGCGTGGCGAACTTCAGCAACGTGCTGCGCGGCTCCTTTCACGCCTGTTACCTTGGCTATTCACTGGGTGAAAAGTGGCAGGGCCAGGGACTGATGTTCGAAGCACTGCAGGCGGCTATCCGCTATATGCAGCGCCAGCAGCATATGCATCGCATCATGGCCAACTACATGCCACACAATCAGCGCAGCGGCGATCTGCTGGCGCGGCTCGGGTTTGAAAAAGAGGGCTACGC is part of the Pantoea sp. Ep11b genome and harbors:
- the rimJ gene encoding ribosomal protein S5-alanine N-acetyltransferase, which produces MFGYRSAAPRVRLTTDRLVVRLVHERDAWRMADYYAENRLFLKPWEPVRDDSHCYPSGWQARLGLITDLHKQGSAFYFILMDSEETEVRGVANFSNVLRGSFHACYLGYSLGEKWQGQGLMFEALQAAIRYMQRQQHMHRIMANYMPHNQRSGDLLARLGFEKEGYAKDYLLIDGRWQDHVLTALTQQEWTPDRRGH